One genomic segment of Brachionichthys hirsutus isolate HB-005 chromosome 13, CSIRO-AGI_Bhir_v1, whole genome shotgun sequence includes these proteins:
- the ddx61 gene encoding probable ATP-dependent RNA helicase ddx6 codes for MATARTENVGHVVMGLNKQNGQLRGQTKPSSVHSAPSTQGKATGVPQDGGGIKFGDDWKKSLKLPPRDNRVKTSDVTSTKGNEFEDYCLKRELLMGIFEMGWEKPSPIQEESIPIALSGRDILARAKNGTGKSGAYLIPMLERIDLKKDHIQALVMVPTRELALQVSQISIQISKHLGGMKIMATTGGTNLRDDIMRLDETVHVVIATPGRILDLIKKGVAKVDRVQIMVMDEADKLLSQDFVVLIEDIISFLAKNRQILLYSATFPISVQKFMAKHLQKPYEINLMEELTLKGITQYYAYVTERQKVHCLNTLFSRLQINQSIIFCNSTQRVELLAKKITQLGYSCFYIHAKMMQEYRNRVFHDFRNGLCRNLVCTDLFTRGIDIQAVNVVINFDFPKNAETYLHRIGRSGRFGHLGLAINLITSEDRFNLKTIEEQLVTDIKPIPGSIDKSLYVAEFHCDAGELGEKPGRQQDAT; via the exons ATGGCTACAGccagaacagaaaatgttgGACATGTTGTCATGGGACTGAACAAGCAGAACGGACAGCTAAGAGGACAGACCAAACCGTCTTCAGTCCATTCAGCACCCTCAACTCAAGGAAAGGCCACGGGTGTCCCTCAGGACGGCGGGGGCATCAAGTTTGGAGATGACTGGAAAAAGAGCCTAAAGCTCCCTCCCAGAGACAACAGGGTCAAAACCTCA GATGTGACGTCCACGAAAGGGAATGAATTTGAAGACTACTGTCTCAAAAGAGAACTTCTGATGGGCATCTTTGAGATGGGCTGGGAGAAGCCATCTCCCATCCAG GAGGAGAGCATTCCCATTGCCCTGTCAGGACGAGACATTCTGGCACGGGCTAAGAATGGAACGGGAAAGAGTGGCGCCTATCTCATCCCAATGCTGGAGAGGATAGACCTGAAAAAGGACCACAtacagg CGCTTGTCATGGTTCCCACCCGGGAGCTGGCACTGCAGGTGAGCCAGATCTCCATCCAGATCAGCAAGCACCTGGGAGGAATGAAAATCATGGCTACCACGGGAGGCACCAACCTGCGGGATGACATTATGCGCCTGGATGAGACTG TGCATGTGGTCATTGCCACGCCTGGCAGGATCCTGGATTTGATCAAGAAGGGCGTAGCAAAGGTGGATAGAGTCCAGATAATGGTGATGGATGAG GCAGATAAGCTGCTGTCTCAGGACTTTGTGGTGCTCATTGAGGATATCATCAGTTTCCTGGCCAAGAACAGGCAGATCCTGCTCTACTCTGCAACCTTTCCAATCAGCGTGCAGAAGTTCATG GCCAAGCACCTCCAGAAACCTTATGAAATCAACCTGATGGAGGAGCTGACGCTGAAGGGCATTACTCAGTACTACGCCTACGTCACGGAGAGGCAGAAAGTCCACTGCCTCAACACGCTGTTCTCCAGG CTTCAGATCAACCAGTCTATCATCTTCTGTAACTCCACTCAGCGGGTGGAGCTCTTGGCTAAGAAGATCACTCAGCTGGGCTACTCCTGCTTCTACATCCACGCCAAGATGATGCAG GAATATAGAAACCGGGTGTTCCACGACTTTAGAAACGGACTGTGTAGAAATCTGGTCTGCACTG ATCTCTTCACCAGAGGCATCGACATCCAGGCTGTCAATGTCGTTATCAACTTCGACTTCCCCAAAAATGCAGAGACGTACCTCCATCGCATTGGAAGATCAG GGAGGTTCGGCCACCTGGGCCTGGCCATCAACCTGATCACCTCAGAGGACCGGTTCAACCTGAAGACCATCGAGGAGCAGCTGGTCACCGACATCAAGCCCATTCCAGGCAGCATCGATAAGAGCCTCTACGTGGCCGAGTTCCACTGTGATGCGGGGGAGCTGGGGGAGAAGCCGGGGCGCCAGCAGGACGCCACCTAG
- the lipea gene encoding lipase, hormone-sensitive a yields MDYKVLFAALETVCEDGISIVCGPSDWPSGAVAQRLLTCIREIQQHGRALEPVVGGFVAVFHHYDFDAQTPGNGYRSLVKVLQACLLHIIHKGRYVASSYHSAFFRADHNASEMEAYCSALRQLRALLHLAQRLIGDNDHGQLYSLHDQALSRQFVQEYSSMHKACFYGRCLGFQFSPALRPFLQTIVISMVSYGETYSKQQSGLGMVALSLLTSGKYVIDPELRGSEFERITQNLDMQFWKSFWNITESGLITGLNRIASGPVQVNLTLTLPPVPLRLPLASDPSLTATVSPPIAHWGPGPVHIRLISYELREGQDSEELLAFSQTDPPPVSMSQPPWVQRQPRSPWLLIHFHGGGFVAQTSKSHENYLRVWSKELHAPVFSVDYSLSPDGPFPRALEECFYAYCWALNNCHLLGSTAERVCLAGDSAGGNLCITVSMKAMNSGIRVPDGIMAAYPATLLTTDASPSRLLTLIDPLLPLGVLTKCLNAYAGEDCRTVQPSAGRSTLNSFGRDTAVLLGDLTQGASNWIQSFLDPTRSSGTARSRSEAQRRAQRRALSNDTRGTKAGAGAPDRADHVAYPEGFEPLRSACQAFVRPTTCPIIRNPFVSPLLAPTNLLRGLPPVHIVASALDALLDDSVMFAKKLRDMGQPVSLTVVPDLPHGFLSISQLTRETEFASEICMEQMRRIFQQRNPTPVCLKRMNPGGVCQNDG; encoded by the exons ATGGATTACAAGGTCCTGTTTGCAGCTTTAGAGACGGTGTGTGAAGACGGCATTTCCATTGTATGCGGGCCTTCTGATTGGCCGTCCGGTGCTGTGGCCCAGCGCCTGCTCACATGTATACGCGAGATCCAGCAGCACGGCAGGGCCCTGGAGCCTGTCGTTGGCGGCTTCGTCGCCGTCTTCCACCATTATGATTTTGACGCCCAAACGCCTGGCAACGGCTACCGTTCACTGGTCAAG GTCTTGCAGGCTTGTCTTTTGCACATCATTCACAAGGGCCGCTACGTAGCCTCCAGTTACCACAGTGCCTTCTTCAGGGCGGACCACAATGCCTCTGAGATGGAGGCTTACTGCAGCGCTCTGCGTCAGCTGCGTGCCCTGCTGCACCTCGCCCAGCGGCTGATCGGCGACAACGACCACGGCCAGCTGTACTCCCTGCACGACCAGGCGCTAAGCCGCCAGTTCGTGCAGGAGTACAGCTCCATGCACAAAGCCTGCTTCTACGGCCGCTGCCTGGGCTTTCAG TTTTCGCCGGCGCTGCGTCCCTTCCTGCAGACCATCGTTATAAGCATGGTCTCTTATGGCGAGACGTACAGCAAGCAGCAGTCTGGCTTGG GAATGGTGGCCCTCTCCCTCCTCACATCGGGGAAGTACGTCATCGATCCGGAGCTGCGCGGTTCGGAGTTTGAGCGCATTACGCAAAATCTGGACATGCAGTTCTGGAAGTCCTTCTGGAACATCACGGAATCCGGTCTTATAACA GGCCTCAACAGGATAGCCTCTGGCCCGGTGCAGGTGAACCTCACCCTGACCTTGCCTCCTGTCCCTCTACGGCTCCCCCTGGCATCTGATCCAAGTCTAACAGCCACCGTGTCGCCGCCAATAGCTCACTGGGGGCCCGGGCCAGTTCACATCCGCCTGATATCCTATGAGCTGCGAGAGGGACAG GACAGCGAGGAGCTGCTGGCGTTCTCACAAACCGACCCTCCCCCCGTCTCCATGTCCCAGCCCCCCTGGGTTCAAAGGCAGCCGCGCTCCCCTTGGCTGCTGATCCACTTCCACGGAGGGGGCTTCGTGGCCCAGACTTCCAAATCCCATGAG AATTATCTTCGCGTTTGGTCCAAAGAGCTTCACGCTCCTGTGTTCTCTGTGGACTATTCGCTGTCCCCGGATGGACCCTTCCCCCGAGCCCTGGAGGAATGTTTCTACGCCTACTGCTGGGCTCTGAACAACTGCCACCTCCTGG GCTCCACAGCAGAGCGGGTTTGTCTGGCCGGTGACAGTGCAGGAGGAAACCTCTGCATCACTGTGTCCATGAAGGCCATGAACTCTGGCATTCGAGTCCCTGACGGCATCATGGCCGCCTACCCCGCCACCTTGCTCACCACTGACGCCTCGCCCTCCCGTCTGCTCACGCTCATTGACCCGCTTTTGCCTCTCGGCGTTCTCACAAAGTGCCTCAATGCCTACGCAG GCGAAGACTGCCGGACAGTGCAGCCGTCGGCGGGACGCAGTACTCTGAACTCTTTCGGCAGAGACACCGCTGTGCTGCTCGGCGATCTCACCCAGGGAGCATCCAACTGGATCCAGTCCTTCCTGGATCCCACGCGGAGTTCCGGGACAGCGCGCTCGCGGTCGGAGGCTCAGAGGAGGGCTCAGAGGAGGGCTCTGAGCAACGACACTCGCGGGACGAaggccggcgccggcgccccGGACCGTGCCGATCATGTGGCGTACCCAGAGGGTTTCGAGCCGCTGCGCTCTGCGTGCCAGGCTTTCGTTCGCCCAACCACCTGCCCCATTATCAGGAACCCGTTTGTGTCGCCCCTGCTGGCCCCCACCAACCTGCTGAGAGGCTTGCCGCCAGTGCACATCGTG GCCTCTGCTCTGGATGCCCTGCTGGACGACTCGGTGATGTTTGCCAAGAAGCTGCGAGACATGGGCCAGCCGGTGAGTCTGACCGTGGTGCCGGACCTGCCGCACGGCTTCCTCAGCATATCCCAGCTCACCAGGGAGACAGAGTTCGCTTCGGAGATCTGCATGGAGCAAATGAGGAGGATTTTTCAGCAAAGGAACCCGACGCCTGTCTGTCTCAAACGAATGAACCCGGGGGGCGTTTGTCAGAACGACGGTTAG